From Pirellulales bacterium, the proteins below share one genomic window:
- a CDS encoding carbon storage regulator, with the protein MLVLSRRENEHILIGENICITVLGISGKRVRLGISAPGDVLIERMELRRRKAERGETDIPAPVVETLPSASGLEHNHGTV; encoded by the coding sequence ATGCTGGTTCTATCGCGGCGAGAAAACGAACACATTCTGATCGGTGAAAATATCTGTATCACCGTGCTGGGCATCTCGGGCAAACGGGTACGGCTAGGAATCAGTGCGCCGGGCGATGTGCTGATCGAGCGCATGGAACTGCGGCGGCGCAAGGCCGAGCGGGGCGAGACAGACATTCCCGCCCCAGTGGTCGAAACGCTGCCGAGCGCCTCTGGCCTCGAGCACAACCACGGCACGGTCTGA
- a CDS encoding PIN domain-containing protein: MNKVLLDTDILSEILKDRNRQVAQRAELYHQQFGRFTFSSITVMEVIKGFRQARQSDRIFRFLTNLVDDEVLAFDVDAASIAGEIYGELERTGQSIGRADPMIAAIALQHDLVLATANTKHFQRIADLGYSLSLENWRE; this comes from the coding sequence ATGAATAAGGTGCTCCTCGATACGGACATCCTGTCCGAAATCTTGAAGGACCGTAATCGCCAAGTCGCGCAGCGAGCCGAGCTCTATCATCAACAGTTCGGGAGATTCACATTCTCCAGCATTACCGTTATGGAAGTCATCAAGGGCTTCCGTCAAGCAAGACAGTCCGATCGCATCTTCCGTTTCCTCACGAACCTGGTCGACGATGAAGTGCTCGCTTTTGACGTAGACGCCGCGAGCATTGCCGGAGAAATCTACGGCGAACTGGAGCGTACAGGTCAATCGATCGGTCGGGCCGATCCCATGATCGCCGCGATCGCCTTGCAGCACGATTTGGTGCTCGCCACGGCTAATACAAAGCACTTTCAGCGGATTGCAGATCTGGGCTACTCTCTTTCGCTTGAAAATTGGCGCGAATAG
- a CDS encoding VCBS repeat-containing protein translates to MSSPRLSLPLVALLLLLPWPAPADELEPIAYNHPGLTVKLGAGLWAWPVPIDFDEDGDLDLVVVCPDKPSNGAWLFENVEGKVKLPVFKAGKRISQGLSNVSPSYVDGGVRILSPAREHPQFRSVGLGQPAKLPLAENIHPNKVRANVWKYVDFDGDGALDLVVGVEDWTEYGWDNAYDASGRWTNGPLHGYVYLLRNSGTTSAPKYDEPRKLEADGKPIDTFGMPSPNFADFDGDGDLDLVCGEFLDGFTYFQNTGTRTAPQYAAGVRLSHDGQPLAMDVQMIVPVAIDWDGDGDQDLIVGDEDGGVALMEHTGKIDEGVPQFLPPVYFQQQAADVKCGALATPVTIDWDADGDLDIVCGNTAGRVLLFKNESGPGVERPSWSAPQEILAQGKPIHIQAGPNGSIQGPCEAKWGYTTPTVADWDGDGLFDLVLNSIWGRVVWYRNTGTRQEPSFAAEQPVEVAWEGTPPKPAWNWWNPAPHELVTQWRTKPLVLDLNGDSRNDLVMLDHEGYLAFFERLGSEGDQRLKPGARIFVDEQGAPLHLNDKIAGKSGRRQLELVDWDGDGKLDLLVDGLNAAWYRQVEQRDGKYSFRSMGNLDKRPLAGHTTSPTTVDWNNDQVPDLLVGAEDGRLYYLRNQSRE, encoded by the coding sequence ATGTCGTCTCCGCGACTCTCGTTGCCGCTCGTCGCCTTGCTGCTCTTGCTGCCTTGGCCCGCACCGGCCGATGAGCTTGAACCGATCGCGTACAACCATCCCGGTCTGACGGTCAAGCTGGGGGCCGGACTCTGGGCCTGGCCGGTGCCGATCGACTTCGACGAAGATGGCGATCTCGACCTCGTGGTCGTCTGCCCCGACAAACCCTCGAACGGCGCCTGGCTGTTCGAGAACGTCGAGGGAAAAGTCAAGCTGCCGGTCTTCAAAGCAGGCAAGCGCATCAGCCAGGGATTGTCCAACGTCTCCCCTTCGTACGTCGACGGGGGAGTGCGTATCCTGAGCCCCGCGCGCGAGCATCCCCAGTTCCGCTCTGTCGGACTCGGACAGCCGGCGAAGCTGCCGCTGGCAGAAAACATCCACCCCAACAAGGTCCGCGCGAACGTCTGGAAGTACGTCGATTTCGACGGCGACGGGGCGCTCGATCTCGTCGTCGGCGTCGAAGACTGGACCGAGTACGGCTGGGACAATGCCTACGATGCCTCGGGCCGCTGGACGAACGGCCCGTTGCATGGCTACGTCTACCTGCTGCGCAACTCGGGCACTACCAGCGCTCCCAAGTACGACGAGCCGCGCAAGCTCGAAGCGGACGGAAAGCCGATCGACACGTTCGGCATGCCCTCTCCCAACTTCGCCGACTTCGACGGCGACGGCGATCTCGACCTGGTGTGTGGAGAATTCCTCGACGGGTTCACCTACTTCCAGAACACTGGCACGCGCACCGCACCCCAGTACGCCGCTGGCGTACGGCTGTCGCACGACGGCCAGCCGTTGGCGATGGACGTGCAGATGATCGTGCCCGTGGCCATCGATTGGGATGGAGACGGCGATCAGGATCTTATCGTTGGTGACGAAGATGGCGGCGTGGCGCTGATGGAACACACGGGCAAGATCGACGAGGGCGTGCCGCAATTCCTGCCTCCCGTCTATTTCCAGCAGCAGGCCGCCGACGTGAAGTGCGGCGCGCTGGCGACCCCGGTCACCATCGATTGGGATGCCGATGGCGATCTCGACATCGTCTGCGGCAATACCGCGGGCCGGGTGCTGCTGTTCAAGAACGAGAGTGGCCCGGGCGTCGAACGACCGAGCTGGTCGGCGCCGCAAGAGATTCTGGCCCAGGGCAAGCCGATCCATATCCAGGCGGGCCCCAACGGTTCGATTCAAGGTCCCTGCGAAGCGAAATGGGGTTACACCACGCCGACCGTGGCCGATTGGGACGGCGACGGACTGTTCGATCTGGTGCTCAACTCGATCTGGGGTCGCGTGGTCTGGTATCGCAATACCGGCACGCGGCAGGAACCGAGTTTCGCGGCCGAGCAACCCGTCGAAGTCGCCTGGGAAGGAACGCCCCCGAAACCCGCCTGGAACTGGTGGAACCCCGCCCCGCACGAGTTGGTGACGCAATGGCGCACCAAGCCCCTCGTGCTCGATCTCAACGGCGACTCGCGCAACGATCTGGTCATGCTCGATCACGAAGGCTACCTGGCCTTCTTCGAGCGGCTGGGCAGCGAGGGGGACCAGCGTCTGAAACCGGGCGCGCGCATCTTTGTCGACGAGCAGGGGGCCCCCTTGCATCTGAACGACAAGATCGCTGGCAAGAGTGGCCGCCGGCAACTGGAGCTCGTCGATTGGGACGGCGACGGGAAGCTCGACCTGCTCGTCGATGGCCTGAACGCCGCCTGGTATCGGCAGGTCGAGCAGCGAGACGGCAAGTATAGCTTCCGCTCGATGGGCAACCTCGACAAGCGTCCTCTCGCCGGACACACCACCAGCCCCACGACGGTCGACTGGAACAACGATCAGGTACCCGACCTCTTGGTCGGCGCCGAAGACGGCCGGCTCTACTACCTGCGAAATCAATCTCGCGAGTAA
- a CDS encoding Do family serine endopeptidase — protein MQERNPTRSQKFAVALAAVVTVASAAIATSLPSIAAPDQPRPGKLAAPPLNSSPTTRAANSANSPAQDPVAAAETNYARSLSRAFRHAAEQVLPAVVMIQTTPHEEHVSRGSDQSNEAERPAQGDNPSSERFRQQHPELAPFFRQQPEHPQPHGQVGLGSGVIIDPAGVILTNNHVVAGGGRVRVRLHDGREYIATDVKTDPKTDMAIVRIEAGEHLPFARTGDSEQMQVGDWVLALGQPFGLEGTVTSGIISAKGRGIGITARENFLQTDAAINPGNSGGPLVNLDGEVIGINTAISSRTGSNSGVGFAVPMNLARWVSDQLVKTGSVRRAYLGVAIQPVSHDLAMQFGVKTREGVLVTDVFPNTPAADAGLNAGDVILHFAGHPVSEPRELQGFVEQAEIGSRQPLLVYRGKERITLQMTMREQPGDFGQVALATGEEEQPAQPKVDSAEFEQFGFEVGTLTPEVAKKLKVAVGTGVVVTNVTPGSAAAEVGIEPGMVIGEVNRTAVHSLDHFRTAVKANDNRDEVLLLVRTQGGSRFVVLKQAR, from the coding sequence ATGCAGGAAAGGAACCCTACTCGCAGTCAGAAATTCGCCGTCGCGTTGGCGGCCGTCGTGACCGTGGCCAGTGCCGCCATCGCGACCTCGTTGCCGTCGATCGCCGCCCCCGACCAGCCGAGGCCGGGTAAGCTCGCGGCGCCCCCATTGAACTCTTCTCCCACGACGAGAGCCGCCAATAGCGCGAACAGTCCGGCGCAGGATCCCGTCGCGGCGGCCGAGACGAATTATGCGCGGAGCCTGTCGCGGGCCTTCCGTCATGCCGCGGAGCAGGTGTTGCCGGCGGTGGTGATGATTCAGACCACCCCGCACGAAGAACATGTCAGTCGGGGAAGCGACCAGTCGAACGAAGCTGAAAGGCCGGCACAAGGAGATAACCCCTCAAGCGAGCGTTTTCGCCAGCAGCATCCCGAGCTGGCTCCCTTCTTCCGGCAACAGCCCGAGCACCCGCAACCGCACGGGCAGGTCGGTCTGGGCTCGGGAGTGATTATCGACCCGGCGGGTGTGATCCTCACGAATAACCACGTCGTTGCGGGGGGCGGCCGTGTACGCGTCCGTTTACACGACGGGCGCGAATATATCGCCACCGACGTGAAGACCGATCCCAAGACCGACATGGCCATCGTCCGGATCGAAGCGGGGGAGCACCTGCCCTTCGCACGCACCGGCGATAGCGAACAGATGCAGGTGGGCGATTGGGTCTTGGCGCTCGGGCAGCCTTTCGGCCTGGAGGGGACCGTCACCTCGGGCATCATCAGTGCCAAGGGACGAGGCATCGGCATCACGGCCCGCGAAAACTTCCTGCAGACCGATGCGGCCATCAATCCCGGCAATTCGGGTGGTCCGCTCGTGAATCTCGATGGCGAGGTGATCGGCATCAACACGGCCATCTCGTCGCGTACGGGCAGCAACAGCGGCGTTGGCTTTGCCGTGCCGATGAACCTGGCGCGTTGGGTCAGCGATCAGCTCGTGAAGACCGGCTCGGTGCGACGTGCCTATCTCGGCGTGGCGATTCAACCCGTCTCGCACGACCTGGCCATGCAGTTCGGCGTGAAGACGCGCGAAGGCGTGCTGGTCACCGATGTGTTTCCGAACACGCCGGCCGCCGACGCAGGCCTGAACGCCGGAGACGTGATCCTGCACTTCGCGGGACACCCGGTGAGCGAGCCTCGTGAGTTGCAGGGATTTGTCGAGCAGGCCGAGATCGGTTCGCGCCAGCCGCTGTTGGTGTATCGCGGCAAGGAGCGCATCACGCTCCAGATGACGATGCGCGAACAGCCGGGTGACTTTGGCCAGGTGGCCCTGGCGACCGGCGAAGAGGAACAGCCCGCGCAGCCGAAGGTCGATTCGGCCGAGTTCGAGCAGTTCGGCTTCGAGGTCGGCACGCTGACGCCGGAGGTCGCCAAAAAGCTGAAGGTGGCGGTAGGTACCGGCGTGGTGGTGACGAACGTCACGCCGGGTAGTGCCGCCGCCGAAGTTGGGATCGAGCCCGGCATGGTGATCGGCGAAGTGAATCGCACCGCGGTGCATTCGCTCGACCACTTCCGTACCGCGGTCAAGGCCAATGACAATCGCGACGAAGTCTTGCTGCTCGTGCGCACGCAGGGTGGCTCGCGCTTCGTGGTGTTGAAGCAGGCCCGGTAA